A section of the Chryseobacterium ginsenosidimutans genome encodes:
- a CDS encoding SusC/RagA family TonB-linked outer membrane protein, whose product MKNFTTVLKIAPAFLLASSMMHAQTKDSTTKEKKIEEVVLIGYGKQKKSDLTGSITSVSAKDFNGGATSAGQLIQGKTPGVQVTNNSGAPGSGTTIRIRGTASLNGNNSPLIVIDGVPQDFVGVNGVSDPLSLINPNDIETFDILKDASATAIYGNRATNGVILITTKKGSAGRFKVNFSTTASVSTKMGNVDVLSADEFRNFVNTYASAAYKAKLGSTDTNWQDQIYQAAWGTDNNVAFSGGIKGLPYRLSVGYNEQNGIVRTNSFRRTSVGLNLNPKFFDNHLSVNVSAKGTFTDNRFVDGGVIKSATYFDPTQPVYSGNSNYGGYYEWLLNGGLNVNANANPLATLMANHDVSSVLRGLGNVQLDYKFHFLPDLHFNVNAGYDYTKSEGQKKVNAIYKSGFNDKGSSNIYSMEKKSKLLETYFNYVKNISTINTAVDVTAGYSYQDFVTSIPGSTTYKGVEPFITVANSFETQNTLISFFGRAIFTVADKYVISGSLRRDGSSRFFNGTRDNLWGYFPGVSVAWKLNEESFIKNISAINTLKLRAGWGRTGQQELPALDGNKPFNYPAYAAYNPSGPGAGYQFGNQYYFMYRPNIYNPNLTWETTTTKNIGLDYGFMKNRIYGSLDWFRKDTKDLLVLSNVPAGDLSNQNLLNVGNMVSRGIEGSITVVPVKNQNTTWEVSFNATHYKPEITKLLERADANFNIPVGGIEGGSGNTIQAHAVGYAPNSFWVYQQVYDNNGKPLDGVYVDRNGDGKIDTSDKYYYKSTTPDAILGFSTKVSYNAWDIGLSARAILGNYVYNNASSNSSLQSASTNEYLQNVYSTAPVYQFEVPQYFSDLHVENASFLRLDNVNIGYNFGDIFSKGSNLRVYGMAQNVFVISKYSGIDPEVFGGIDNGYYQMPRVYSLGLNFQF is encoded by the coding sequence GTGAAAAATTTTACAACGGTATTAAAAATTGCGCCTGCATTTCTATTGGCTAGTTCAATGATGCATGCGCAGACAAAAGACTCTACAACCAAAGAGAAAAAAATTGAGGAGGTTGTTTTGATTGGGTATGGAAAGCAGAAGAAATCTGATCTTACAGGGTCTATTACATCTGTTTCAGCTAAAGATTTCAACGGAGGAGCGACTTCAGCAGGACAATTAATTCAAGGGAAAACCCCTGGTGTACAGGTTACTAATAATAGTGGAGCTCCTGGATCTGGTACAACAATTAGAATTAGAGGAACAGCATCGCTTAATGGTAATAATTCTCCGTTAATTGTTATTGATGGTGTCCCGCAAGATTTTGTTGGGGTAAATGGTGTATCTGATCCTCTATCATTAATCAACCCTAATGATATTGAAACATTTGATATTTTAAAAGATGCATCAGCAACGGCTATTTATGGTAATCGTGCTACAAATGGGGTAATTTTAATTACGACGAAAAAAGGAAGTGCTGGTCGATTTAAGGTCAATTTTTCTACAACAGCTTCTGTTTCCACAAAAATGGGTAATGTGGATGTGTTAAGCGCTGATGAATTTAGGAACTTTGTTAACACATATGCATCAGCTGCATATAAAGCAAAATTGGGAAGTACTGATACTAATTGGCAAGACCAAATTTATCAAGCAGCTTGGGGGACTGATAATAATGTTGCATTCTCTGGAGGGATAAAAGGTTTACCTTATCGTCTGTCTGTAGGTTATAATGAGCAAAATGGTATTGTAAGAACAAACTCATTTAGAAGAACTTCGGTAGGTTTAAATTTAAATCCTAAGTTTTTTGATAATCATTTATCTGTTAATGTAAGTGCAAAAGGTACTTTTACTGATAATAGATTTGTAGATGGAGGAGTTATAAAATCTGCAACTTATTTTGACCCTACACAGCCAGTTTATTCTGGTAACTCTAATTATGGAGGATATTATGAGTGGTTATTGAACGGAGGCTTAAATGTAAATGCAAATGCAAATCCGTTAGCTACTTTAATGGCTAACCATGATGTTTCTTCTGTTTTAAGAGGTTTGGGAAATGTTCAGTTAGACTATAAATTTCATTTCCTTCCAGATTTACATTTTAATGTGAATGCTGGTTATGATTATACAAAAAGTGAAGGGCAGAAGAAAGTTAATGCAATCTATAAATCTGGATTTAATGACAAGGGCAGTTCGAATATTTATAGTATGGAGAAAAAAAGTAAATTATTAGAAACTTATTTCAATTATGTTAAAAATATTTCTACAATCAACACAGCTGTAGATGTTACTGCTGGGTATTCATATCAAGATTTCGTAACATCAATTCCTGGTTCCACAACTTACAAAGGGGTTGAGCCTTTTATAACTGTTGCAAACAGTTTTGAAACACAAAATACTTTAATATCATTCTTTGGTAGAGCTATTTTCACTGTTGCAGATAAATATGTGATTTCAGGATCATTAAGGAGAGATGGTTCTTCAAGATTTTTTAATGGAACTAGAGATAATCTTTGGGGATATTTTCCAGGAGTTTCAGTGGCGTGGAAGTTAAATGAGGAGAGTTTTATTAAGAATATTTCTGCAATTAATACATTAAAGTTAAGAGCAGGTTGGGGTAGGACAGGGCAACAAGAATTGCCAGCGTTGGATGGAAACAAGCCGTTCAATTATCCTGCTTATGCAGCTTATAATCCAAGTGGGCCTGGGGCTGGATATCAATTTGGAAATCAGTATTATTTTATGTATCGTCCAAATATTTACAATCCTAACCTTACATGGGAAACTACAACTACTAAAAATATTGGGTTAGATTATGGATTTATGAAGAACAGGATTTACGGATCATTAGATTGGTTTAGAAAAGATACAAAAGATTTATTGGTTCTTTCTAATGTTCCTGCAGGGGATTTAAGTAATCAAAACTTATTAAATGTAGGAAATATGGTAAGTAGAGGGATCGAAGGTAGTATTACTGTAGTTCCTGTAAAAAATCAAAACACTACATGGGAAGTAAGTTTTAATGCAACTCATTACAAACCTGAAATAACTAAACTATTAGAAAGAGCAGATGCAAACTTCAATATTCCTGTAGGAGGAATTGAAGGAGGTTCTGGAAATACAATCCAAGCACATGCTGTTGGTTATGCGCCTAATTCTTTTTGGGTTTATCAACAAGTGTATGACAATAATGGAAAACCATTAGATGGTGTATATGTTGATAGAAATGGTGATGGAAAAATAGATACGTCTGATAAATATTATTATAAATCTACAACACCAGATGCAATTTTAGGATTTTCTACAAAAGTTTCTTATAATGCTTGGGATATAGGTTTGAGCGCTAGAGCAATATTAGGTAACTATGTTTATAATAATGCATCTTCAAACAGTTCATTACAATCTGCTTCTACAAATGAGTATTTACAGAATGTTTATTCTACGGCACCTGTTTATCAGTTTGAGGTTCCGCAATATTTTTCAGATCTGCATGTTGAAAATGCATCTTTCTTAAGATTAGACAACGTTAACATCGGATATAATTTTGGAGATATATTTTCTAAGGGAAGTAATTTAAGAGTGTATGGAATGGCACAAAATGTTTTTGTGATAAGTAAATATTCTGGAATAGATCCCGAAGTTTTTGGAGGGATAGATAACGGTTACTATCAAATGCCTAGAGTATATTCATTAGGTCTTAATTTTCAATTTTAA
- a CDS encoding RagB/SusD family nutrient uptake outer membrane protein yields MKTNKITRNIILTAAVVGLLSVTSCINDLEREPITDVTSASVFKDFANYPNALAKLYGGLAMGGQVSGDGATYPDSDINGINGGFSQYTRLMYTMQVISTDEAVIGWNDGNLHTIHKMTWDSSNEFIAALYYRIYTEIAFCNEFLRNVTDEKLASNNITGDNLTEAKYMRAEARFLRAQSYYHALDLFGNVPFADETYLPGSINPPQRIERAALFNYVEQELLASANDLKNPKANTYGRADKAAAWSLLARLYLNASVYTGTQRNNDCITYCNKVINAGYSLKSNYQSLFLADNNLNNPEAIFTVNFDGINTQTNGGTTYLVHASVGGTMPAADFGINGGWSGIRTTKAFVNKFPTSGADKRGNFYTSGQNLEINDLGSFNDGYAFIKFKNVKSDNTPGSNNNWVEADIPLYRLADIYLMYAEATLRGGNGNIATAVTNVNDLRQRAYGNTTGNVSSINLDFILDERARELSWELTRRTDLIRYGKFTTGDYVWPWKGNIKDGKAVENYRNLYPIPAKDLVANPNLVQNPGY; encoded by the coding sequence ATGAAAACAAATAAAATAACAAGAAATATAATATTAACGGCAGCTGTTGTTGGCCTGTTATCAGTAACCTCATGTATTAATGATCTCGAGAGAGAGCCAATTACAGATGTTACATCTGCAAGTGTTTTTAAAGATTTTGCAAATTACCCTAATGCGCTAGCTAAATTGTATGGAGGTTTAGCAATGGGGGGCCAAGTAAGCGGAGATGGAGCTACTTATCCTGATAGTGATATCAATGGTATTAATGGTGGTTTCTCACAGTATACACGATTAATGTATACTATGCAAGTAATTTCTACTGACGAAGCAGTAATTGGTTGGAATGATGGGAATTTGCATACGATACATAAGATGACTTGGGATTCTTCCAATGAATTTATTGCTGCATTATATTATAGAATTTATACGGAAATAGCTTTCTGTAATGAGTTCCTTAGAAATGTAACGGATGAGAAATTAGCATCCAATAATATTACAGGAGATAATTTAACGGAAGCAAAGTATATGCGTGCAGAAGCAAGGTTTCTAAGAGCACAGTCATATTATCATGCATTGGATTTATTTGGAAATGTACCATTTGCAGACGAAACTTATCTTCCAGGATCTATTAATCCTCCTCAAAGAATAGAAAGAGCTGCTCTTTTTAATTATGTAGAGCAAGAATTATTAGCATCTGCAAATGATTTGAAAAATCCTAAAGCTAATACTTATGGTAGAGCTGATAAAGCGGCAGCTTGGTCATTATTGGCAAGATTATATCTGAATGCAAGTGTTTATACAGGAACTCAAAGAAATAATGATTGTATAACTTACTGTAATAAAGTTATCAATGCTGGATATTCATTAAAATCCAATTATCAGTCTCTATTTTTAGCTGATAATAATCTTAATAACCCTGAAGCAATATTTACTGTTAATTTTGATGGTATAAATACACAAACAAATGGCGGGACGACTTATTTAGTACACGCTTCAGTAGGTGGAACAATGCCTGCTGCAGATTTTGGAATTAACGGAGGATGGAGTGGTATTAGAACAACTAAAGCATTTGTAAATAAATTTCCAACAAGTGGAGCTGATAAAAGAGGTAATTTTTATACTAGCGGACAAAATTTAGAAATAAATGATTTAGGTTCATTTAATGATGGTTACGCTTTTATCAAGTTTAAAAATGTTAAAAGTGATAACACACCAGGGTCTAATAACAATTGGGTTGAGGCTGATATTCCACTGTATCGTTTGGCAGATATTTATTTGATGTATGCTGAAGCTACTCTTAGAGGAGGTAATGGAAATATAGCTACTGCTGTTACTAATGTAAATGATTTAAGACAAAGAGCCTACGGTAACACAACTGGTAATGTATCTTCTATCAATTTGGATTTTATTTTAGACGAAAGAGCAAGAGAATTATCTTGGGAATTGACGAGGAGAACAGACCTTATCAGATATGGTAAATTTACAACAGGAGATTATGTTTGGCCATGGAAAGGAAATATAAAAGACGGAAAAGCTGTTGAAAATTATAGAAATCTTTATCCGATTCCTGCAAAAGATCTTGTCGCAAACCCTAATTTAGTTCAGAACCCTGGGTATTAA
- the metG gene encoding methionine--tRNA ligase, with protein sequence MSNIKMITAALPYANGPVHIGHLAGVYIPADVYARFQRRSGKDVAFICGSDEHGIPITIRAKKEGVTPQNIVDQYHEIIKKSFSDLGISFDEYSRTTSKKHYETSQDFFRTLYDKNKFTEEVSEQYFDEQANEFLADRYIVGTCPNCGNENAYGDQCERCGSTLSPSELINPKSMLSGNVPILKETKNWYLPLNEYEDFLNEWIIEGHKDDWKPNVYGQVKSWLTDGLKPRAMTRDLNWGVPVPLPNAEGKVLYVWFDAPIGYISFTKEWAAKHGKDWKDYWQSEESDLVHFIGKDNIVFHCIIFPAMMKAHGDYIMPTNVPAFEFLNLENDKISTSRNWAVWAHEYVQDFPGQQDVLRYALLSSAPETKDNNFTWKDFQTKNNSELVGIFGNFINRVAVLVHKYYDGIVPQGDVNAPELQEINKSAKEISGFLENYEFRNSLTALMNLARFGNQYLQAEEPWKTIKNNPEKAAQSLFVGAQIAVALAQLCEPFMPFSSEKLLNMFNVQQTNWSDVETKSVLIETGHKINESSLLFSKIEDDVIEAQIQKLENTKQSNKKTNPNANPMKDEIQFDDFAKIDLRTATILEAEKVEKADKLLKLKVDTGVDVRTVVSGIAESFTPEEIIGKQVMILLNLAPRKIRGIESQGMLLLTTKADGKLSFVTPDETVENGIEIG encoded by the coding sequence ATGTCAAACATAAAAATGATTACGGCAGCTTTGCCATATGCAAACGGACCGGTTCATATAGGACATTTGGCAGGTGTTTATATTCCTGCGGATGTTTACGCAAGATTTCAGAGAAGATCGGGAAAAGATGTTGCTTTTATCTGTGGATCAGATGAACATGGAATTCCTATTACCATAAGAGCAAAAAAAGAAGGCGTTACTCCTCAGAATATTGTAGATCAGTATCATGAGATCATCAAAAAGTCTTTCTCAGATTTGGGGATTTCTTTTGATGAATATTCCAGAACGACTTCTAAAAAACATTACGAAACAAGTCAGGACTTTTTTAGAACGCTTTACGATAAAAATAAATTTACAGAAGAAGTTTCTGAGCAGTATTTTGATGAGCAGGCTAATGAATTTTTAGCCGACAGATATATTGTAGGAACCTGCCCGAATTGCGGTAATGAAAATGCTTACGGAGATCAGTGTGAGAGATGTGGTTCTACCCTTTCTCCGTCAGAACTGATCAATCCAAAATCAATGTTGAGCGGAAATGTTCCTATTTTAAAAGAAACAAAAAACTGGTATTTACCTTTAAATGAATACGAAGATTTCTTAAATGAATGGATCATTGAAGGTCATAAAGACGACTGGAAACCCAATGTTTACGGACAAGTAAAATCTTGGTTAACAGATGGTTTAAAACCTCGTGCTATGACCAGAGATCTTAACTGGGGCGTTCCCGTTCCGCTTCCGAATGCTGAAGGGAAAGTACTTTACGTTTGGTTTGATGCGCCAATCGGATATATTTCTTTCACCAAAGAATGGGCAGCGAAACACGGAAAAGACTGGAAAGATTACTGGCAAAGTGAAGAATCTGATTTGGTTCATTTTATCGGAAAAGATAATATCGTTTTCCACTGTATTATTTTCCCGGCGATGATGAAGGCTCACGGAGACTACATTATGCCGACAAATGTGCCTGCTTTTGAATTTTTGAATCTTGAAAACGATAAAATTTCAACATCAAGAAACTGGGCAGTTTGGGCACACGAATATGTTCAGGATTTCCCTGGACAGCAGGATGTATTAAGATATGCTTTGCTTTCTTCCGCTCCTGAAACAAAAGATAACAACTTTACATGGAAAGATTTCCAGACTAAAAATAATTCTGAATTGGTTGGAATTTTCGGAAATTTCATCAACAGAGTTGCCGTTTTAGTTCATAAATATTATGATGGAATTGTACCTCAAGGTGATGTAAATGCCCCGGAATTGCAGGAAATCAATAAATCAGCGAAAGAAATTTCAGGATTCTTAGAAAACTATGAATTCAGAAATTCTTTAACCGCATTAATGAATTTAGCACGTTTCGGAAACCAATATCTTCAGGCAGAAGAACCTTGGAAAACGATTAAAAATAATCCTGAAAAAGCAGCTCAGTCACTATTTGTAGGCGCTCAGATTGCGGTTGCTCTGGCACAGTTGTGTGAACCGTTTATGCCTTTCAGTTCTGAAAAGTTATTGAATATGTTTAATGTTCAACAAACCAACTGGAGTGATGTTGAAACAAAATCTGTTTTAATTGAAACGGGTCATAAAATCAACGAATCATCTCTTCTATTCTCAAAAATCGAAGATGATGTTATTGAAGCTCAGATTCAAAAATTAGAAAATACAAAACAAAGTAATAAAAAAACAAACCCTAACGCCAACCCAATGAAAGACGAAATACAATTTGATGATTTTGCAAAAATTGATTTGAGAACTGCAACGATTCTTGAAGCTGAAAAAGTAGAAAAAGCAGATAAATTGTTAAAGCTTAAAGTTGACACGGGAGTTGATGTAAGAACTGTGGTTTCAGGGATTGCCGAAAGTTTCACTCCGGAAGAAATAATCGGGAAACAGGTAATGATCTTGCTAAATCTTGCTCCAAGAAAAATCAGAGGAATTGAATCTCAGGGAATGTTGTTATTAACTACAAAAGCTGATGGGAAATTATCTTTTGTAACGCCTGATGAAACGGTGGAAAATGGTATTGAGATAGGATAA